Part of the bacterium genome, TAGGTGCGCTCGCTGCCCAGCTCTTATGTCCACTACTTACAATAATATCTACACCCATCTGCTTACCATTTATTGGCATTATTCCAGCTGTATATGCGGCATTTAAAAGAAAAGGAATGCCATATTCACGAGAGATTTCTGCTACAATACCAGGGTCATTCAGGTTGCCATAGAGATAATCTGTATGGGTTAACAATACAACAGCAGGCAATTTTCCTGTTTCATTTTTTACCTCCTCAATTTTAGTTTTATAGCTATCCAAATCCAATTTGAACTCAGGATAACCGCTATGAGGAACCTCTTTTACCCTCAAACCTGCAACCTCTGCTGCTACATAGCTAGAATAATGGGCAAGGCTATCCAAGACGACATAATCACCAGGCTTTGCCAAAGCAGAAAATGCAATCCATTTTGCCTCCCTGCAACGGGTAACCACACGGGCAACATCCATTCCAAGAAATATAGTCAAATCCTCCAGAAATTGCTTTATGGGTGGCTTCTCAATCATATCCAGCCTTGCAGACTTTGGAGGACACCAATCGCAGGTAGAATATCCATCCCCAAATTCATTTATTGCCTTCCTTGCTTCTTCGGATAGCACACCACCCCTTTGGATGGGGTGGAGATTGATACATTTATCTTCTCTAAAATCCCTCTTCAGGTCAAGGTATCTCTGAAGATGCTCTTTGGGTATTTCCATTATTTTACTCCACAAACCAGGCAATCCGGGTCTTTCTTAAGCTTTAGCTCCCTAAAGGTCATATCTATACCATTATATATAAAATACCTATTCTCAAGGAGCTTTCCAAGGGATGTGAAATATTTTATTACCTCTGTTGCCTGAATCATAGCGATTAAACCTGGGGTAGTGCCGATTACCGGGAATGTTTCCTTTGGTGGAGCCTCTCTAAATATACAATTTAGACAAACAGTTCTTCCTGGAATAATTGTTGTTGCCCTTCCTTCCAAGCCATATATTGAACCATGGAAAAGGGGAATTTTAAGGTCAAGTGCTACCTTATTTAAAATAAATCTTGTTTCAAAATTGTCCATTGCATCAAATATTCCATCACAACCATTTATAAGAGAAATGGCATTTTCTTCTGTAATCTCACCATCTATTGCCTCTATTTCAATATCAGGGTTAATGCTTTTAAGCTTTTCTATTGCTGAGGAAACCTTTGCTTTATTTATATCCTTTTCCCAATGAAGAACCTGCCTATTTAGATTAGAAAGGTCAACCCTGTCTTTGTCAATTATTTTTATTTTGCCTATACCTGCGACAGCGAGATACATAGATGCAGGGCAACCCAAACCACCAACACCTGCGACAAAAATCTTTGCCCCCTTTAATTTTATCTGATTCTCCTCTTTAAAGAGTAAAATCTGCCTTGTATATCTTATCTTCTCGCTATTGGTTAGCATTTACTAATTTCCCTATCTGTTTTACAAATATCCTTACATCATTAAGAACCTGCAATCCTTGCAAATTTATAAGCAAATGTAGGCTTTAATATCCCATTTTCACCTAAAATATCAATTGTTTCATGATAAGATTGTGAAATTTTCAATTTCTTATACTTTATTACCAGCTCTGCCAGGGATATGCAACTATCAGCCAATAAATGTAGCAATGCACCCCTGTATATTGGGTCAGCTGTAAATCGGGTTAAACATTCATTTTTAATTTTTTCAATCAAGGCAAGATATTTTTTAATCCTTCCAATCTTTTGGTAGATTTGTTCCATTAGACACCCACTATAGCCTTCCTTTGCTCCTTAAATTCAATTGCATAGTGTAAAATTTTATGTTCAAATTCTTCTCTTAAATCCTTATCGCCATCAAACAATAATATTCCATATCTTATTATTTCT contains:
- a CDS encoding HepT-like ribonuclease domain-containing protein — translated: MEQIYQKIGRIKKYLALIEKIKNECLTRFTADPIYRGALLHLLADSCISLAELVIKYKKLKISQSYHETIDILGENGILKPTFAYKFARIAGS
- a CDS encoding HesA/MoeB/ThiF family protein yields the protein MLTNSEKIRYTRQILLFKEENQIKLKGAKIFVAGVGGLGCPASMYLAVAGIGKIKIIDKDRVDLSNLNRQVLHWEKDINKAKVSSAIEKLKSINPDIEIEAIDGEITEENAISLINGCDGIFDAMDNFETRFILNKVALDLKIPLFHGSIYGLEGRATTIIPGRTVCLNCIFREAPPKETFPVIGTTPGLIAMIQATEVIKYFTSLGKLLENRYFIYNGIDMTFRELKLKKDPDCLVCGVK
- the pscS gene encoding O-phospho-L-seryl-tRNA:Cys-tRNA synthase translates to MEIPKEHLQRYLDLKRDFREDKCINLHPIQRGGVLSEEARKAINEFGDGYSTCDWCPPKSARLDMIEKPPIKQFLEDLTIFLGMDVARVVTRCREAKWIAFSALAKPGDYVVLDSLAHYSSYVAAEVAGLRVKEVPHSGYPEFKLDLDSYKTKIEEVKNETGKLPAVVLLTHTDYLYGNLNDPGIVAEISREYGIPFLLNAAYTAGIMPINGKQMGVDIIVSSGHKSWAASAPTGILAMKQGVSEKILSRSEIVGDWSGRKFSAKERYLLGCTVMGAPFLSLIASFPYVVERVKLWDKEIENVCYLVSELEKIEGIKQIGTRPKEHTLTHIESSGFDGVAKRHKKRGYFLYEELKKRGIVGIQPGMTKHFKLNTYGLSKEKIQYVAQAFKEIAKDNGLNVV